One Roseimaritima multifibrata DNA window includes the following coding sequences:
- a CDS encoding DUF4956 domain-containing protein, which translates to MPDWLTNVTDTQVDPSLQVLLTRLILAWLCGCVVAWIARRNQAPGTNDTLTLTLILMSILIAMVTQIIGDNVARAFSLVGALSIVRFRTAMSETRDVAFVLAAVVVGMAVGAGQYWVSGLGLVVVGLATQINRASSHPTLKKTTEPGKKPATWRLNLQVGLSATDGWESEIERFTQNLQLVSAETSRRGSALELTYHLVLLPDSNVIDLVAALNTLPIVESVATKEL; encoded by the coding sequence ATGCCTGATTGGCTCACAAACGTTACCGATACCCAGGTCGATCCTTCGCTCCAGGTATTGCTCACTCGGTTGATACTGGCTTGGTTGTGCGGGTGCGTCGTTGCCTGGATCGCTCGTCGCAATCAAGCCCCCGGTACAAACGACACGCTGACCTTAACCTTGATCCTGATGAGCATCCTCATTGCGATGGTGACTCAAATCATTGGTGACAATGTAGCTCGAGCGTTCAGCTTGGTCGGAGCGTTGTCGATCGTTCGTTTCCGAACCGCGATGTCGGAAACTCGAGACGTCGCGTTTGTGCTTGCAGCCGTTGTTGTTGGCATGGCGGTCGGCGCTGGCCAATACTGGGTTTCAGGACTCGGTTTGGTAGTCGTTGGACTAGCAACCCAAATCAATCGCGCCTCATCGCATCCCACATTGAAGAAAACCACGGAACCTGGGAAAAAGCCAGCAACGTGGCGATTGAATTTGCAGGTCGGCCTTAGTGCAACCGATGGCTGGGAATCCGAGATCGAAAGGTTCACGCAGAACCTTCAACTGGTCTCCGCAGAAACCAGTCGGCGAGGAAGCGCCCTGGAACTCACCTATCACCTAGTCCTACTGCCAGACAGCAACGTCATTGATTTAGTGGCGGCGTTAAATACGCTCCCCATCGTCGAATCCGTCGCAACCAAGGAACTTTAG
- a CDS encoding peroxiredoxin family protein, producing the protein MFFDSIRFMGLVATIIGIGWQGSLPGKEPTTKIEATAEGAETDETADEILAGHSYHGDFLNDGPRQAAYPMEGTGHVDFPVSTKSPQAQAFFEQGLGQFYGFWYLESERSFRQAAKEDPDCVMAYWGAALATLKSKDRARGFIAEAVERKGSATKREQMYIDALDKYLNFGRPKKGDKEDAKEEDEKPKALTSEDKKKQAEKYTQDLEAIAIAFPDDIEAKALLALQLYENHSVLPNPSYLAVDGLLDRVFAAQPLHSAHHFRIHLWDRKEAKLALQSAAMCGQSSPGIAHMWHMPGHIYSRLKRYNDAAWQQEASARVDHAHMMRDRVLPDQIHNFAHNNEWLIRNLNFVGRVGDAVDLSINMCDLPRHPKFNTLEKRGSARYGRLRLIETLRQWELWEQAYQLCQTSYIEPTEVEKEQLERLRLLGAAAWMTHRTTQGEEVLQDLESKLEDKREAQKKAGDEAAKKAEDKAEDKAEDKAEDKAEDKAEDKAEDKAEDKAEDKAEDKAEDKAEDKAAAERKKAIEKARSDARKPFATPINDLVKAIAEVQIYRHVAQDEFDAASSLLEKASRNIPATLKAMILLRTGDPDKAVALMKKEVSKGSNEVHPLASLAELCFLSGDWEQTKESIVKLRGIASAADTTAPLFGRMDSISERVGEPKGWRGDAPVRDDLGERPSLDSLGPFRWQPSKASDWKLIDMDGKPHTIEENSGKPILVIFYLGAGCLHCAEQLQAFAPKADAFAEAGLQIVAISSQGQDDLKESIDLYNGAPLPFQLLADSEHEAFKAFRAYDDFESQPLHGTFLIDADRRIRWQDIGYEPFMDPDFVLSEAKRWLPAPDASAADADPVKTPQNGPEPKTASANK; encoded by the coding sequence ATGTTCTTCGATTCCATTCGATTTATGGGATTAGTAGCCACCATTATCGGCATTGGATGGCAGGGCTCGCTGCCGGGCAAAGAACCGACCACCAAGATCGAAGCGACTGCGGAGGGGGCCGAGACAGACGAAACGGCCGACGAAATTCTGGCCGGACATTCGTACCATGGCGATTTCCTAAACGACGGTCCGCGGCAAGCGGCCTATCCGATGGAAGGGACCGGGCATGTCGATTTCCCTGTCTCCACCAAAAGCCCCCAAGCCCAAGCATTTTTTGAGCAGGGTTTAGGTCAGTTCTACGGTTTCTGGTATCTGGAATCAGAGCGTTCCTTCCGGCAGGCAGCTAAAGAGGATCCGGATTGTGTCATGGCGTACTGGGGAGCCGCCCTGGCGACTCTTAAATCCAAAGACCGTGCTCGCGGTTTTATTGCCGAAGCTGTCGAACGCAAAGGCTCCGCGACCAAACGCGAGCAAATGTATATCGACGCGCTCGACAAGTATTTGAATTTCGGACGTCCGAAAAAAGGGGATAAAGAGGACGCGAAGGAAGAAGACGAAAAACCAAAAGCTTTGACCAGCGAAGACAAAAAAAAGCAGGCCGAGAAGTACACGCAGGACCTGGAAGCGATTGCGATCGCGTTCCCAGACGATATCGAAGCCAAAGCGCTGTTGGCATTGCAGTTGTATGAGAACCACTCCGTCCTGCCCAACCCAAGCTACTTGGCCGTTGACGGGTTATTGGACCGAGTCTTCGCAGCCCAACCCTTGCATTCGGCTCACCATTTTCGCATCCACCTTTGGGATCGCAAGGAAGCGAAGTTGGCGTTGCAGTCCGCGGCAATGTGCGGTCAGTCGTCCCCTGGAATTGCACATATGTGGCACATGCCAGGGCATATCTACTCCCGGTTGAAACGCTACAACGACGCTGCTTGGCAGCAGGAAGCTTCGGCTCGCGTGGACCATGCTCACATGATGCGAGATCGAGTCCTCCCAGACCAAATACATAATTTTGCGCACAACAACGAATGGTTAATTCGCAATTTGAACTTTGTCGGACGTGTCGGAGACGCGGTCGACCTTTCGATCAACATGTGCGATCTGCCACGCCATCCAAAATTCAATACGCTCGAGAAACGTGGAAGCGCCCGTTACGGACGGCTACGCCTGATTGAAACCCTACGGCAGTGGGAACTATGGGAGCAAGCCTATCAGTTATGCCAAACCTCATATATTGAACCAACCGAAGTCGAAAAAGAACAACTCGAACGTCTGCGTCTATTGGGTGCCGCTGCCTGGATGACCCACCGGACCACGCAAGGCGAAGAAGTCTTGCAGGATCTAGAATCCAAACTGGAAGATAAGCGAGAAGCCCAGAAGAAGGCAGGCGACGAAGCAGCAAAAAAAGCTGAGGACAAAGCTGAGGACAAAGCTGAGGACAAAGCTGAAGACAAAGCTGAAGACAAAGCTGAGGACAAAGCTGAGGACAAAGCTGAGGACAAAGCTGAGGACAAAGCTGAGGACAAAGCTGAGGACAAAGCTGAGGACAAAGCTGCTGCAGAGCGTAAGAAGGCGATCGAAAAAGCACGGTCGGATGCTCGCAAACCATTCGCGACTCCGATCAACGATCTGGTAAAGGCGATCGCTGAAGTCCAAATCTATCGACACGTCGCCCAAGACGAATTTGATGCAGCCTCTTCTCTGCTAGAAAAAGCCTCCCGAAACATTCCGGCTACACTGAAAGCGATGATCCTGTTGCGGACAGGGGATCCAGACAAAGCGGTCGCCCTGATGAAGAAAGAGGTTTCCAAGGGCAGTAACGAAGTTCATCCACTCGCCAGCTTGGCCGAACTATGTTTTCTCTCTGGCGATTGGGAGCAAACGAAAGAGTCCATCGTGAAACTTCGCGGCATCGCTTCAGCCGCCGATACGACAGCTCCGCTATTCGGTCGAATGGATTCGATTTCCGAACGCGTCGGTGAACCGAAGGGTTGGCGAGGCGATGCTCCCGTCCGCGATGATTTGGGCGAACGTCCGAGTCTTGATTCCCTCGGTCCTTTCCGTTGGCAACCCTCCAAGGCTTCCGACTGGAAGTTGATCGACATGGACGGCAAGCCCCACACGATCGAGGAGAACTCCGGCAAGCCGATCCTTGTCATTTTCTACTTAGGCGCCGGATGCCTGCACTGCGCTGAACAACTTCAAGCCTTTGCTCCCAAAGCGGACGCATTTGCCGAAGCGGGACTGCAGATCGTCGCCATCAGCAGCCAAGGACAGGATGACCTGAAAGAATCGATCGACCTATACAACGGTGCCCCACTCCCATTCCAGCTTCTCGCCGATTCGGAACATGAAGCTTTCAAGGCCTTCCGCGCTTATGACGACTTTGAATCTCAACCGCTTCACGGCACCTTCTTGATCGATGCAGATCGCCGTATCCGCTGGCAAGACATCGGCTACGAACCGTTCATGGATCCTGACTTCGTTCTAAGCGAAGCCAAGCGTTGGTTGCCAGCTCCCGACGCTTCCGCCGCGGACGCGGATCCCGTCAAGACTCCACAAAACGGCCCCGAACCGAAGACCGCCTCGGCGAACAAGTAG
- a CDS encoding dipeptidase, whose amino-acid sequence MINRRQAVQTIAGACTLAVAAGQGSAAEASPGNSVEALQSRLNPKIQDARNVAMKILNPSKAELERGLQLHAESIVFDSYGFGPRASVDGDVVAAAVDAGASAAELKDMQEEMTMTRFATDPVQEQEYREAWRASGVTCVFNNAGEEGQDPMRLLKRLARHTYTTDLLRGFVFKAAVPGDIVAAKKEDRHCYYLTGNGVPLAQQWVSVEDELKYVRVFYQLGIRMMHLTYQRRNMIGDGCGEKSDAGLSDFGHRAIAEMNRVGIIPDCAHSGWKTSLEAAKSSTKPMVASHSTCNAVYPHFRSKPDEVIRAIVDGGGYIGICCIPRYLGNSGDINALLDHVDYVIKKFGADAVAIGTDVAYTAQDSGTQRAKVPRRGKQREEFRMLWPKDDFKTTGAMNESIAWTNWPLYTVGLVQRGHSDEVIRKVIGGNVMRVIQDSV is encoded by the coding sequence ATGATCAATCGACGACAAGCGGTTCAGACCATTGCCGGAGCGTGCACGCTTGCGGTCGCGGCAGGGCAGGGTAGCGCAGCGGAAGCGAGTCCGGGGAACTCCGTTGAAGCACTTCAGTCGCGACTAAATCCTAAGATCCAGGATGCGCGGAACGTGGCGATGAAGATTTTGAATCCCTCAAAAGCTGAATTGGAAAGGGGACTGCAACTGCACGCAGAATCGATTGTCTTTGATTCCTATGGGTTTGGACCTCGAGCGTCCGTCGATGGGGATGTCGTTGCAGCGGCCGTCGATGCGGGCGCATCTGCAGCCGAACTGAAGGACATGCAAGAAGAGATGACGATGACACGGTTCGCAACCGATCCGGTCCAAGAACAGGAATACCGCGAAGCTTGGCGGGCATCGGGCGTTACCTGCGTGTTCAATAACGCAGGGGAAGAGGGGCAAGACCCGATGCGTTTACTTAAGAGATTGGCCCGACATACCTACACGACCGACCTTTTACGCGGCTTCGTATTTAAAGCAGCGGTTCCTGGCGATATTGTTGCGGCCAAGAAAGAAGATCGGCACTGCTATTATCTGACCGGTAACGGCGTCCCCCTGGCTCAGCAGTGGGTGTCGGTCGAAGACGAATTAAAGTACGTGCGAGTCTTCTACCAGTTGGGCATCCGAATGATGCATTTGACCTACCAGCGTCGTAATATGATCGGCGATGGTTGTGGAGAGAAGAGCGATGCCGGTTTAAGCGATTTTGGGCATCGAGCGATCGCCGAAATGAATCGTGTTGGTATCATCCCCGATTGTGCTCACAGCGGATGGAAGACAAGTCTGGAAGCGGCCAAGTCATCTACCAAGCCGATGGTTGCTAGTCACTCAACGTGCAATGCAGTTTACCCTCACTTTCGCAGCAAGCCGGACGAGGTGATTCGGGCGATTGTCGATGGTGGCGGCTATATCGGGATTTGCTGCATCCCGCGTTATCTAGGGAACAGCGGAGACATCAATGCCTTGCTTGATCATGTCGATTACGTGATCAAGAAATTTGGAGCGGATGCGGTTGCCATTGGAACCGACGTCGCATACACCGCCCAGGATTCCGGAACTCAACGGGCAAAGGTCCCGCGTCGTGGAAAGCAGCGGGAGGAGTTTCGCATGCTCTGGCCGAAAGACGATTTTAAGACAACCGGTGCGATGAACGAGAGTATTGCCTGGACCAATTGGCCGCTGTACACCGTTGGCTTAGTCCAGCGTGGACATAGCGACGAGGTTATCCGAAAAGTAATTGGTGGAAACGTGATGCGTGTGATTCAAGATTCGGTGTAG
- a CDS encoding phosphonoacetaldehyde reductase, with translation MVLDPSSSIASASGPAESIDLVPGLVETRGCERLFLVLDEMAYQASGAKERLEPFFEKCETVRFVGFEPNPKLSDVRRGIEAYQAFRPDIVIAIGGGTAIDLAKLIATFAVEEAEPMQIIDREVSLQAKRVPLIAIPTTAGTGSEATHFAVVYVEGKKYSVADASLLPDIAVVDSRLTSSLPKSITAATGLDAFCQAVESIWSVGATEESMGYATEAVRLAAQHLVPASCGPSPDDRKAMSLASHLAGKAINLTKTTASHALSYHLTSMHGIPHGVAVALTLAPMLAFNAEVGEDDCSDPRGAEHVQKRIGLILELLGAVNVAEGCQRIQEILRDLDCPVSVADAGICSQDDLVAVVDSVNAERLSNNPRKATREDLLQVLTMDLCSDKI, from the coding sequence ATGGTTTTGGACCCTTCCTCTTCGATTGCGTCTGCAAGTGGTCCGGCCGAATCCATTGATCTGGTTCCTGGATTGGTTGAGACGCGTGGATGCGAACGGTTGTTCTTGGTCCTTGACGAAATGGCCTATCAAGCCTCGGGCGCGAAAGAGCGGCTGGAACCTTTTTTTGAAAAATGTGAAACCGTTCGTTTTGTTGGCTTCGAACCCAATCCGAAACTCTCGGATGTTCGGCGTGGGATTGAAGCATACCAAGCCTTCCGACCAGATATCGTGATCGCGATTGGAGGGGGGACCGCGATCGATTTGGCGAAATTGATTGCGACGTTTGCGGTCGAAGAGGCCGAACCGATGCAGATTATCGATCGCGAAGTCTCTCTACAGGCAAAGCGAGTCCCATTGATTGCGATTCCAACGACTGCCGGAACAGGAAGCGAAGCGACCCATTTTGCAGTGGTTTATGTCGAGGGCAAAAAGTATTCCGTCGCCGACGCCAGTCTGCTGCCTGATATTGCCGTGGTGGATTCCCGATTGACGTCCAGCCTTCCCAAATCGATTACCGCCGCGACCGGATTGGATGCGTTTTGCCAAGCTGTTGAGTCGATTTGGTCCGTCGGTGCTACAGAGGAATCGATGGGCTATGCGACCGAAGCAGTACGTCTGGCCGCTCAGCATCTTGTCCCTGCCAGTTGCGGCCCATCCCCAGACGATCGCAAAGCGATGTCGCTTGCATCACACTTAGCTGGCAAGGCGATCAATCTGACGAAGACAACGGCCTCCCATGCGCTCTCTTACCACCTCACTTCGATGCATGGAATCCCCCACGGCGTCGCGGTAGCCCTCACGCTGGCTCCGATGTTGGCATTTAATGCCGAGGTTGGTGAGGACGATTGCAGCGACCCGCGCGGGGCGGAGCATGTTCAGAAGCGTATTGGCTTGATTCTTGAATTACTGGGGGCTGTCAATGTTGCAGAAGGCTGCCAACGAATTCAAGAAATTCTTCGTGATCTCGATTGCCCTGTGTCGGTAGCGGACGCAGGGATTTGTTCGCAGGATGATTTGGTAGCGGTTGTCGATTCGGTGAATGCCGAGCGTTTGTCAAATAACCCACGCAAAGCTACACGCGAAGACCTGCTGCAGGTTCTGACAATGGACCTTTGCAGCGATAAAATTTAG
- a CDS encoding phosphotransferase, which produces MNRDVADFVCSATGAERVLKVDLVQSLWSGYGQIARVQLAGLPIRSAIVKQVSPPDQTNHPRGWNSDQSHRRKLRSYEVELAWYRDFSERCGSYCRVPKCYATRSLKGQSLFVLEDLDAAGFPRRQSSLRRNGVETGLRYLANFHATFLGQPPKGLWPIGTYWHLATRPDEWQAMQPGELKTHAAAIDTILNQCRYKTIVHGDAKVANFCFSEDLQQIAAVDFQYVGGGCGMKDVAYFLGSCLDESECQRGESTFLETYFSEFRKALKRTGSTESAGNIEREWRELYPVAWADFTRFMLGWCPEHGKLNAYSRRLSRSVTNELESIDGDTTF; this is translated from the coding sequence TTGAATCGTGATGTTGCTGATTTCGTTTGTTCGGCTACTGGGGCTGAGCGGGTACTGAAAGTTGATTTGGTACAGTCGCTTTGGAGTGGCTATGGGCAGATTGCGCGTGTGCAGTTAGCCGGTTTGCCAATCCGGTCGGCGATCGTCAAACAGGTTTCGCCACCAGATCAAACCAACCATCCGCGTGGCTGGAACAGCGATCAATCCCATCGCCGCAAGCTTCGTTCTTACGAAGTCGAATTAGCGTGGTATCGAGATTTTTCCGAACGATGTGGCTCCTATTGCCGCGTCCCGAAATGTTACGCGACGCGTTCTCTAAAGGGGCAGTCTCTGTTTGTCTTGGAAGACTTAGACGCAGCCGGTTTTCCACGTCGACAATCATCGCTCCGTCGAAACGGCGTGGAAACGGGGCTCCGTTATTTGGCGAATTTCCACGCGACCTTTCTCGGTCAGCCACCAAAAGGTCTTTGGCCGATTGGGACGTACTGGCATCTCGCAACCCGGCCCGACGAATGGCAGGCGATGCAACCAGGTGAACTGAAAACACACGCCGCTGCAATTGATACGATTCTGAATCAATGTCGGTACAAGACCATCGTGCATGGCGATGCGAAGGTCGCAAATTTTTGCTTCTCCGAGGATCTACAACAAATCGCGGCTGTCGATTTTCAGTACGTCGGCGGCGGCTGCGGGATGAAAGACGTCGCGTACTTTCTCGGAAGTTGCCTAGACGAATCGGAATGCCAACGCGGCGAATCCACTTTTCTAGAAACGTACTTTTCAGAATTTCGCAAAGCACTGAAGCGAACCGGATCTACCGAATCGGCGGGGAATATCGAACGTGAATGGCGAGAGCTCTACCCTGTCGCCTGGGCTGATTTCACGCGGTTCATGCTGGGATGGTGCCCCGAACACGGAAAACTAAACGCCTACAGCCGCCGTCTTTCACGAAGCGTCACCAACGAACTGGAATCGATAGACGGTGACACCACGTTTTAA
- a CDS encoding prenyltransferase/squalene oxidase repeat-containing protein — translation MMLTAFLTNRIVRFTSDHSPRILVCLLLAYGLQSTGVGQDIVTLDSVPAEREAISSQEPLAKSFSAKQAAIYLDRASLTWQKEKKCVTCHTNMPYMFARPALASVQPDSGEVRQFFEQYRTVRWKDKRPTENQGFWAIVVAAGLTFNDLQTTGKLSPVAKDVLDMLWTAQREDGGWNWPDCDYAPMEIDDHYGVTVAALTVGIAPDGYSKTEQAKAGLEKLRGYFANNPPKSLHHRAMIAWASVRIEGLASDQQRAETLKELLSLQLPDGGWSTAGFLTDWKGLERDSGLPLDTDTSDAYGTGLVIVISRELGIPADDPRLQKAIGWILANQRESGKWFTPSPVNDAGNLISNTGSAYAVLALQACGKLPNWPLETSSTAIGE, via the coding sequence ATGATGCTTACAGCCTTTCTAACGAACCGCATCGTCCGATTCACCTCGGATCATTCTCCACGAATTCTCGTATGTTTGCTCCTTGCCTACGGTTTGCAATCGACGGGGGTGGGGCAAGACATTGTTACCTTGGATTCGGTACCGGCAGAACGTGAAGCGATTTCCTCTCAAGAGCCTCTTGCAAAATCATTTTCGGCGAAGCAGGCAGCCATCTATCTTGATCGCGCATCCCTTACGTGGCAGAAAGAGAAAAAGTGCGTGACCTGCCATACGAACATGCCCTACATGTTTGCTCGCCCCGCACTTGCGTCCGTGCAGCCTGATTCAGGAGAGGTTCGGCAATTCTTCGAACAATACCGCACGGTTCGTTGGAAAGACAAACGCCCAACAGAGAACCAAGGATTCTGGGCGATCGTCGTCGCCGCTGGATTGACGTTCAACGATCTTCAAACAACGGGAAAGCTGAGCCCCGTAGCAAAAGATGTTCTCGATATGTTGTGGACAGCCCAGCGGGAGGATGGTGGTTGGAACTGGCCCGACTGCGACTATGCCCCTATGGAAATCGATGATCATTACGGTGTCACCGTGGCAGCTCTGACGGTTGGTATCGCCCCTGATGGATACTCGAAAACCGAACAGGCGAAAGCAGGATTAGAAAAACTACGAGGGTATTTTGCTAACAACCCACCAAAATCGCTTCACCATCGCGCCATGATTGCTTGGGCTTCGGTCCGGATCGAAGGGCTTGCCTCCGACCAGCAGCGAGCCGAAACATTGAAGGAACTGCTGTCACTTCAATTACCGGATGGTGGTTGGTCAACCGCTGGCTTTCTAACGGACTGGAAAGGATTGGAACGCGATAGCGGTCTTCCACTGGATACCGATACCAGCGACGCCTACGGGACCGGATTGGTAATTGTGATCAGTCGGGAACTGGGTATCCCCGCCGACGACCCGCGTCTTCAAAAGGCAATCGGCTGGATACTTGCCAACCAACGCGAGAGCGGAAAATGGTTCACTCCATCGCCGGTTAACGACGCCGGAAATCTGATATCCAATACCGGCAGCGCGTACGCGGTTCTTGCGTTGCAAGCCTGTGGCAAGCTACCGAATTGGCCGCTCGAAACCTCTTCTACGGCGATCGGCGAATAG